GTGTGCCTGGTGTATCGCATTCAAGGCCTGGGTGCCGTTCTCGCAGGCCTGGACACGGAAGCCACGGCGCAGGAAGTGCTGTTCCAGGTCCTGGCGCAGGCGGGGGTCGTCTTCGGCAAGGAGAAGCTTGGGGGACACGGGGTGACCTTGATGAGAATGCGTTGCAAATACGAATCATCCCATTGGCGACGGTGCCGCGGCAATGGCCAGGTGCTGGCATTTCGTCGCGTTACACGGTACCGGCAGGGGCGGCCTGGGTGATGTCAGCGGCTGATGAATATCCCGCCGGCCTCGCTGCGGGTACGCAGCTTATGGCTCTGGGCCAACATGGCCAGGGCCAGGGGCAGGTCGTCGATCGGGAAACTGCCCGAAACCCGCAACTCGGCCAACGCCGGGTCGCAGACCAGGCGTTGGTCGCTGTAGCGCATCAGTTCCTGGGTCCATTGCAACAATGGCATCTCGTCGATCACCAGCAGGCCATTGCGCCAGGCCAGCTGGGCGTCGCGGGCCTCTTCCAGCGGATCGAGCCGGTTGCGGCTGAAGCGCAACTGCGAGCTGGCGTGGACGATGAGGCCACCGCTGGATTCAGGCTGGACCTGCACGGCGCCTTCGTAGACCGCGAGCAGGGTTTCATCGGGGAGCTGGCGTACGCTGAAGCGGGTGCCCAGCGCCTGCATGACGCCTTGCCCGGTGCGCACCCGCAAAGGCCGCGACGGGTCCGCCGCGGTGACGATGTATATCTCGCCCCGGCGCAGGTGCAGCAGGCGCTGCTCGGCCGTGAAGCGCACGCTCAGCTCGCTGTCGCTGTTTAGAGAAACCTGGGTGCCATCGGCCAGCAGCACGTCCCGGCGTTCGCCCAGGGCGGTCAAGTAGTCGATACCACCTTCATTGCGCCGCCATACCCACCAGCCCAGCGGTGCAGCGCCCAGCAATACCAGCAGGCTGCGCAGCACGGTGCGCCGGCTGCTGTCCGGGCGCACCAGCGTCTGCCGGGCCAGGGTGGGAGGCAAGGTGCCGAGGCGGGTGAGCAGGCGCTGCGCCCGGTTCCAGGCGCGTTCGTGCTCGGCGTCGCTGCATCGCCAGTGCTCCAGTTCGAGCTGTTGCGCCGGCGTCAGCGGCCCTTCCTGCATCAGCAGCAACCAGGCGGCGGCCTGGGCCAGTACCGCCTGGGCGATGGGGTTCTGGTCACTCATCGGGCATCTGGCTCAGGCAGGCCACGTAGCCCTCGTGGATGTATTTCTTCACCGTCGGCAAGGCGATGTTCAGTGCCTGGGCGATGTCTTTCTGCTTCATGCCATCCAGTGTTGCCATCAGAAAGGCTTGCCTGACCCGTGGCCGCAGGCTGTCGAGTACGGCATCGATCTCGTGCAGGGTCTCGAGAATCACGCTCTGCTGCTCGGGCGACGGATGTTCGACTTCGGGCACCAACGCCAGGGCCTCGAGCCAGGCCTGCTCAAGGGAATGCCGCCGCCGCCAGCTGACCAGCACGCAATTGGCGATACGGGCCAGGTAGGCACGTGGCTGGCGCAAGGTATCAGGCTGGGTGGTGTCGCGGCTGGCCAGCACGCGCACGAAAATGTCCTGGGCCAGGTCATCGGCCACGCCACGTCCCCAGGAGCGCAAGCGGTACGCCAGCCAGCCGCGCAACCAGGCATGGTGTTCGACGTAAAGCGTGGTGACGGCGCAGTGCTCGATGTGCCGTGGCGGGTTCTTGAAGAGGGTCATGGTCAGCGGGATCAAGGGTGTAAATGCAAACAATTATCACTAGATTTGGCTAAATCACAAGATCAAGTGAAAATGCGAATCGCACGCATATACCTTTTTCGCTGTCGTGCGACAGAAGGGGTGCAAGCCCGCATCGAGTGCCGGGCACTGACCTCACGAGCGAGAAAAGCATGCCCGCCAGCTATCGGCTTCCCCCTGTTTCGCGCCCATCGCAACGCTTGTCCCCGATCAGCTTCGCCGTGCGCTGCGCGGTGCTCGGCTGCTTGCTGGGCTCTGGCGCAAGCCTGGCCCAGGCCGCCCCGGCGGCAACCGAGAACAGCCGGCCCGACGACGCCACGCGCCGCGACTACGATATCGCCCAGGGGCCGCTGGGCACCTCGCTGGGCGTGTTCGCCAAGCAATCGGGGCTGTTGCTGTCCTACGACCCCGATCTGACCCGCGGCCGCGCCGCGCCAGCGCTCAAGGGGCGCTACACCGTGCAGGAGGGCGCCCGGCGCCTGCTGGCCAATACCGGCCTGCAACTGCTGCCCAACTCACGGGGGGCGTACATCCTCATCCCGCAGGCCCAGGCATCGGCGACGGCAACCGAGCTGACACCGACCGTGGTCGCCTCCAGCGAAATGGTCGACCCGCAGCGCGACACCTACCGTGCGCCGCGTTCGACGGTGCATCTGTCGCGTGAAGACCTCGACCGCTTCAGCACCGTGTCGGTGGGCGACATGCTCAAGGGCGTGGCCGGCGTGCAGGTGGGCGACAGCCGCAACGGCGGCGCGCTGGACGTCAACATTCGCGGCATCCAGGGGCAAAGCCGGGTGGCGGTCAGGGTCGATGGCTCGGAGCAGGCGGTGGATGTCTACCGGGGCTACGGCGGCACCCAGCAGCGCAGCTACATCGACCCCGACCTGATCAGCAGTGTCACCGTGAACAAGGGCCCCAGCACGCGCTCCGGGGCGATCGGTGGTTCGGTGGAGATGAAGACTATCGGCGTCGATGACATCCTGGTCGATGGCAAGGATGTCGGCGTTCGCCTGACCGGCAACCTTTGGAACAACGGCGTCGAACCCGAGCACCGCAGCCGCCATTCCCGCGACGAGGATCTGAGCGCGGTGCCGCGTGATGAGCGCGGTAGCCTGTTCGGCTCCAAGGCCGAATCCGGCAGCGCCGCCTTCGCCTATTCCCAAGAGCGCTTCGACCTGGTGGCAGCCTATGCACACCGCAACCAGGGCAACTACTTCTCCGGCAAGAAGGGCCAGGACCGTTACCGGCTCTATGACCGCGATGGTGACGAGCAACCCAGTGTCGCCAACACCTACAATGCCGGCGAGGAGGTGCTCAACTCGTCGTTCGAGACCGACTCCTACCTGCTCAAGACCACCTGGCGGCTGGCCGACGACCACACCCTGGACCTCGGTTACCGTCGCTTCGACGGCCACATGGGCGAGATCATGCCGTCGGACATCTTCCGTTATGGCACCGCCGGTATCTACCAGTACCCCACCAGCGAAATCGAGATCGACACCTACACCGCGCGCTATCACTACCTGCCCGAGGGCAATCCGTGGGTGGACCTCACCAGCCACCTGTGGATGACCGACTCGAAGACCAGCACCTTGAGCGCGGCCTGGATGGCGCCCAAGTCGCAGCTGTTCCGCACCGACCGAGCCTGGTCGCGCCAGGACAACCGCCGCATTGGTGGCGACCTGAGCAACGTGTCGCGCTTTACCACCGTCCATGGCGATTTCAAGCTCGACCTGGGCGGCGCCTTCCAGCTCGAGGACTTGCAGCCGCAGAAGAGCGTGGTCTCCACCCAGCACGACATCAATGCCAACCGCATGCTGCGCGATGCATCGCGCCAGGAATTCAGCTTCAACGGCAATCTGGAGTACAAGCCCACTGACGCGCTGACGCTGTGGGGGGGCGGTCGCTATGCCCACTACCAGACCAAGGACAACACGGTGCTGGCCGAGGCGCGCCGAGAGGAGCGGGAAATGCGCTGGATCACCGCCAGCAGCCCGGGACACTGGGGCAGCATGATGTGGTTCCCGGATCAGAACGGCCAGTACACCGATGCCACCGACCCACGCCTGAACAACGGCATCGTCTTCGAGAACAGCAACGAGCCGTTCAATGGCGTGCCGTTCAACGAGTCCGGCGCGACCAACGTCGTGGTCCATCCTGAAGGTGTAAGCCGAGTGGTCACCGGCTACGACTACACCCCGCAGGGCAAGAGCAGAGGCGGTGGCTTCGCACCGGCCTTCGGTATCAACTTCGAGTTCCTCCCAGATACCTTCGTCTATGCCTCCTACACCGAGGGTCTGCGCCTGCCGTCGCTGTTCGAGACCAGCCAGGGCACCCAGCAGGTCACCCCGGGCAAGCACCTCAAGCCCGAGCGCTCGCGCAGTTGGGAAGTGGGCGTGAGTGCCTTGCGCAGCGACCTGCTGACCGCGGGCGACGAGGCGTCAGCCAAGCTGGCCTGGTTCGACAACGACATCAAGAACTACATCACCCGCTACTACGACCCGAGCCCGGGCCTGTGGGGGCAGATGACCTTCAGCAACACCGACAGCTTCCACACCCGCGGCCTGGAATTGCAGTCGCACTACGATGCCGGACGGGTGTTCGCCGACCTGTCGGCCACCTACTACCTGATGACCGAGACCTGCGACGCGGCCTTCGCCGGCAAGCTGCGCGCCAGCGCCAATCAGTACCAGCGCACCCACGACGCCCCGGACTGCACGCCGGGCAGCTACATGGGCTCGTACACCAACACGCAGAACCCGCCACGTTTCTCGGCCAACCTGCTGACCGGCTTGCGCTTCTTCGACGAGGCGCTGACCGTGGGCGGGCGCATGACCTATACCTCGGGGCCCACCGCGCAGATGGACAAGCCTTGGCAGACCGGCGCGACCACGCCGCAGATCGATTACCGCTCGGTGGCGCTGTTCGATCTGTTCCTCAAGTACAAATTGCTGGAACACACCGAGCTGAACGTGTCGGTGCAGAACCTGACGGACCGCTACTACCTGGATCCGCTGGCGCAGAGCTTCATGCCAGCACCTGGACGGACCTGGCGGGTGGGGATGGTGGCGAGATTCTGAGTGGCGCCTTGCTTGTCGACAGGCATTGAAAAGCCGGCTTGTGGCCGGCACCGATGTTCCCGTCAGCACAGAAGATCAAGGCACCGACGCTCGGCGGCACTCTATCTCCCAGCTTCACAATGTAGAGCACTGATTTGCATCCGAAGCCACCAGCGGAGCAACGATGGCCACACAGCGGCCCGGTTTTGCGGACTTCTTCGCCTACCCATTTTCCTTGGGGGGGAGCTTAAGCGGCCCGCAGGGGCCGCCTTCGACGACAACTAGGGTAGTGCTGTTCAGTCTTCGCTGATTGTTTCCTCGTTAGCTTCCTCGGAAAGACTCGGATCCTCCCTTCGTTGAACGTCACGACGATAGTCTCCCAAGTGGATCACGACTTGATCACCTTGATAGCTGGCGCGAATATCAAGAAGGGCAATGCTTTTCCTGCCGCTGCCGAACTCACATGCAGTCTCGAAACGGCTTATGTCCTCGATCGGTCGGCGAACGTACTTCTCGATGAATTTCGACATTACCTCGCCAGCTTCTTCCTCAAGATGCTCCCACGCATCTTCGCCGAGATAGGCGCGGCCTCCTTTGGCCTCGTAAGCTTTCTGCAAGTCCCCAAGCCTCGGGTTCATAGTCGGGTCTAGAACAACGAGGATGGGGATTGCTCCGGAATTGTGCGCATCTACGGCGAATTGGGTTTCTTCACCAAAGCGGCCTTGGCCGCTTGCTGCAATGGTCACCCGCAGCTTGAATTCATATGCCAGCCTCTCCCCACTGGGTAGCACTTTCCAGCAGTCAACCTGGCGCCCCTTGGTTGCATCCCCGGTGCGTGTTACAACTTTTGTTCTTGCGCTCTTTTGCTCCCCTCCAATGGCTGCTGCCAGGATCGGCTCGAACAAGTAGCCGGTCTCTTGCGCGGAGCGATTGTCGAGGTCATAGAAGAACTTTCGCCACGTCAGCCAGGATGCAAGAGCTTCAGGCTCGGTCGAGCCGTACTCAACCAGTGATCGAGGGGAAATCTGCACCATTGTTGGCATTGGTTGAGCTGACAAGATCATGCTGTACTTTCGCCTGCGCTTGTGAAGCTCGCTCAAACATCTCAAATAAGTGGTGAAGTCTTCAATTTGTTCTTCGCCAGTTTTGATAAGTGCAACGTGTTGCTCTGCTTCGAGCGCTATCTCCTCAAGAAACCAGTCTTCTGGAAGCTCGTAGTAATCAGCGGGTGGTGCAATCTTTGCCCACAGGCCTGGGTGCTGCTCTTCAAGCGCCGGCCCGCGTCCAGTGTCGTGGTAGATGATGCCGATAAGCTTTGCCAGCTCGCTAGGGGTCATCATTACCGGGAGGTTGGTTCCAAGCCCCATGGTCATGACTTTGGTGAGCAGCTTGGATTCTTCTGCACTCAGTCTTAATGTTTTTCTTTTCATGTGTGCTCAAGTTCGCGCTGTAAAATTCCTTTTAGGAGGGAGTCCGTTTTCTTCAGGGCCTCACTCATGCCGGTAGCTTCTGTCAATTGGTATCCGAGGAGCCTGGGTGACTGTACTTGAGGCAATGTGGATAGGTCGGAGCCATGCATGCCATCAAGCTCTTGAAGGTGTTTGGCGAAGACGGCAGCAGCTATTGGAGGGACCGCATTGCCAATTTGCTGCATGACGCTGGAGGCGTTCCCTGAAAACTCATATTTGTCTGGAAAGGACTGAATGCGCGCGCACTCACGAATCGTCAGAGGTCGGTCTAGACTCGGGTGGATAAATTCGCGACAAGCTGCTCCAGTAATGGTCAGGCTTTGCAAGTCACCATGAAGACGTTTGATACCAGAGGGCGCTCCTCCTCGTTTCTCCGTGGGCGTTCCATCTTGCACGCGGCGAAAAGCTCGCCTGCGAAAACTATCATGCCAAAGCTCTTCAGGAAGATCCTTCATTGTCTGACCGCACGCTAGAAGGCTGTAGCGGCGCGTATCCTCGGCGTTAGTGCTGTCAAAGTGCTCAGTCACTAAGCCAGACTGATTGCCTTCACGCATCAACGCGTCGTAAAGGTTCGTAGGTGAAGAACTGGAGTACTCAGCGGTATGCTTCCTTTGCTCGGCTGCTGTGCCGAGTCCGCCGATAGATTCCAATAGCGTGGGTGCGAATGGATTGTTAGAACTCTTTTTTGTTTTTCCCGAATTGTAGGAGAACTGCTCTTCAGGGAAACGGAAGACTGAGCCGATCCGATTGCCAATTATCAGGACTCGCTTGCGTGTTTGAGGTACGCCATATCCTGCTAGGTTGACCTTTTCGACTCGGACGCTGTAGCCAATCTTTAGGAACTCTCGAACGAGCGAAGATACAGCCTCACCATGCCCGGAGGTCAACAGCCCCTCGACGTTCTCAAAGATGAACCAGCGTGGTTTTACTTCCTCAACAATATGCAGGTAGTTGTAGATGAGTCTGTTGCGCGGGTCGGTAGCGTTTCTTGAACCGGCAGTGCTGAAGCCTTGGCATGGTGGTCCTCCGATAATGGCGAAGGGTTCTTTACCGTCAAGCAAGTCTTTGAAAAACGAAGGCGGCGTTTGCGAAAGGTCCACGTTATGACACGTGCTTCCCACGTTGGCTTCGTAGCTTTGGCAGGCACTCTTGTCTAGCTCCGCACCACATAGGGGCTTGAGCCCTGCTGAGGCGAATCCATAAGAAAAACCTCCCGCTCCGGAGAACAGCGTTAGGACATGATCAGATCTTGAATTCATCGATTTGTAGTCTTTCCAAGCTACGTCGTTGAGTGCATTGGGGGGCATCTTACGTCAATGGTGAGGGTCTGGTGGAGCGTACGCGACGTTCTGCCTTCCGATGTCCGATGGACGTAAGGCCTTAGAGGTATGGGTAGGGTATGGGCCGGGTTAAGCGCGCTCTGGCGCCCTTGCGGCGGAGAATATCGGCAATTAAAAAGCCGGCTTGTGGCCGGCTTCTCGGGGACGTTCTTGGCTCATTTTTGATGAGCCGCAAACGCCTTAAACGGTTGGCAACATGGCCTGAAAAAGATGGCGGACGGCTGTGTGAGGCGTCGCCAGGCCCTCTGGAATGCGGCTTGCACCAACAGGGGGCATGATGTGCCGCGTAGCATACCCGTGTGCGTGGCCTCTGCCCAGCAAAAAGTGGGGTGAGGCGCTTCAGTCGGGGCGAGCAGGGCGCAGACATGACCACCAGAACACCCAACCGAGGATCTCCACGTTCTGCACGCGGCGCTGGTAGGCGGTGTAGCGTTCGGTGGGGTGGTTGAGGCGGTCATGGCTGTGCAGGCACAGGGTG
This sequence is a window from Pseudomonas maumuensis. Protein-coding genes within it:
- a CDS encoding FecR family protein, with product MSDQNPIAQAVLAQAAAWLLLMQEGPLTPAQQLELEHWRCSDAEHERAWNRAQRLLTRLGTLPPTLARQTLVRPDSSRRTVLRSLLVLLGAAPLGWWVWRRNEGGIDYLTALGERRDVLLADGTQVSLNSDSELSVRFTAEQRLLHLRRGEIYIVTAADPSRPLRVRTGQGVMQALGTRFSVRQLPDETLLAVYEGAVQVQPESSGGLIVHASSQLRFSRNRLDPLEEARDAQLAWRNGLLVIDEMPLLQWTQELMRYSDQRLVCDPALAELRVSGSFPIDDLPLALAMLAQSHKLRTRSEAGGIFISR
- a CDS encoding TonB-dependent receptor, with amino-acid sequence MPASYRLPPVSRPSQRLSPISFAVRCAVLGCLLGSGASLAQAAPAATENSRPDDATRRDYDIAQGPLGTSLGVFAKQSGLLLSYDPDLTRGRAAPALKGRYTVQEGARRLLANTGLQLLPNSRGAYILIPQAQASATATELTPTVVASSEMVDPQRDTYRAPRSTVHLSREDLDRFSTVSVGDMLKGVAGVQVGDSRNGGALDVNIRGIQGQSRVAVRVDGSEQAVDVYRGYGGTQQRSYIDPDLISSVTVNKGPSTRSGAIGGSVEMKTIGVDDILVDGKDVGVRLTGNLWNNGVEPEHRSRHSRDEDLSAVPRDERGSLFGSKAESGSAAFAYSQERFDLVAAYAHRNQGNYFSGKKGQDRYRLYDRDGDEQPSVANTYNAGEEVLNSSFETDSYLLKTTWRLADDHTLDLGYRRFDGHMGEIMPSDIFRYGTAGIYQYPTSEIEIDTYTARYHYLPEGNPWVDLTSHLWMTDSKTSTLSAAWMAPKSQLFRTDRAWSRQDNRRIGGDLSNVSRFTTVHGDFKLDLGGAFQLEDLQPQKSVVSTQHDINANRMLRDASRQEFSFNGNLEYKPTDALTLWGGGRYAHYQTKDNTVLAEARREEREMRWITASSPGHWGSMMWFPDQNGQYTDATDPRLNNGIVFENSNEPFNGVPFNESGATNVVVHPEGVSRVVTGYDYTPQGKSRGGGFAPAFGINFEFLPDTFVYASYTEGLRLPSLFETSQGTQQVTPGKHLKPERSRSWEVGVSALRSDLLTAGDEASAKLAWFDNDIKNYITRYYDPSPGLWGQMTFSNTDSFHTRGLELQSHYDAGRVFADLSATYYLMTETCDAAFAGKLRASANQYQRTHDAPDCTPGSYMGSYTNTQNPPRFSANLLTGLRFFDEALTVGGRMTYTSGPTAQMDKPWQTGATTPQIDYRSVALFDLFLKYKLLEHTELNVSVQNLTDRYYLDPLAQSFMPAPGRTWRVGMVARF
- a CDS encoding sigma-70 family RNA polymerase sigma factor; translated protein: MTLFKNPPRHIEHCAVTTLYVEHHAWLRGWLAYRLRSWGRGVADDLAQDIFVRVLASRDTTQPDTLRQPRAYLARIANCVLVSWRRRHSLEQAWLEALALVPEVEHPSPEQQSVILETLHEIDAVLDSLRPRVRQAFLMATLDGMKQKDIAQALNIALPTVKKYIHEGYVACLSQMPDE
- a CDS encoding DNA cytosine methyltransferase — encoded protein: MPPNALNDVAWKDYKSMNSRSDHVLTLFSGAGGFSYGFASAGLKPLCGAELDKSACQSYEANVGSTCHNVDLSQTPPSFFKDLLDGKEPFAIIGGPPCQGFSTAGSRNATDPRNRLIYNYLHIVEEVKPRWFIFENVEGLLTSGHGEAVSSLVREFLKIGYSVRVEKVNLAGYGVPQTRKRVLIIGNRIGSVFRFPEEQFSYNSGKTKKSSNNPFAPTLLESIGGLGTAAEQRKHTAEYSSSSPTNLYDALMREGNQSGLVTEHFDSTNAEDTRRYSLLACGQTMKDLPEELWHDSFRRRAFRRVQDGTPTEKRGGAPSGIKRLHGDLQSLTITGAACREFIHPSLDRPLTIRECARIQSFPDKYEFSGNASSVMQQIGNAVPPIAAAVFAKHLQELDGMHGSDLSTLPQVQSPRLLGYQLTEATGMSEALKKTDSLLKGILQRELEHT